The DNA sequence TCCGGCAAGAGCCATCAAGGGCCGCCAAGAACGTGCGTTCGGCTGCCATCACAATAGCCGTCTCCACATGATGGATCGGCGACAGAATATGGGCAATGTCTTCATCTTCCACCCGGCGTTCAATACCGACAATGCCCTGGGCCACAGCGGGGATCATCTTCTCAATGGGAACGGGGTCCGTTGCCACCTCCGGCATACCGAGCCGGTTGAGGCCTGCCATTGCCAACAGGGTCGCGGAAGCGACACCATCTTCCAGCTTTCTCAGCCGCGTGCCGACATTCCCCCGAAACTGCACAATTTCAAGGTCGGGACGTTGAGCCAAGATCTGAGCGGCGCGGCGCAGCGATGAGGTGCCAAATTTGGCACCCTGCGGCAAGGTCTCAATCGAACGGGCGTTCGGACTAATAAAAGCGTCCCGCGGATCTTCACGCTCCAGCACACAATCAATGATGAGGCCTGGGGGCAATTCGGTGGGCATGTCCTTCATGGAATGCACGGCCAGATCGATACGCTTGTCGTAGAGCGCTTCTTCTATCTCTTTGGTAAAGAGCCCTTTGCCGCCCACTTCCGACAGACGTTGCTCCTGCAGGAGATCCCCCGAGGTCTTGATCGGGACGATTTCAAGAGCCCCCTCTTCAAGATGGTGCGCCTTGGCGAGCAGCGAGGCGACGGTGTTCGCCTGCGCGAGAGCAAGGTCAGATCCCCGGGTGCCGATACGAATGGGTCGTTGCATGGAAATGGAACCAGATGGTAAGCGTGCGTGGTCTTCTTATACCGGGTTTCGTGCAGCGCGCGAGCCCTGATTGCTGGCTCAGCAGGGCGAATGGCCGCACTGGGGGCACTCAAAAGTAACGGAACGGAAAACTGAAATCGTGACCTCGCTCACTGTTATGGGTATTGAGACCAGCTGCGACGAAACAGCCGTGGCGATCGTGCGCCAGATTGACGGAGCGGGCCCGGAGCTCCTTGCCAACGAAGTTCTGAGCCAGATTGAAGACCATGCCCCCTATGGGGGCGTCGTGCCCGAGAT is a window from the Rhodobiaceae bacterium genome containing:
- the hemC gene encoding porphobilinogen deaminase, encoding MQRPIRIGTRGSDLALAQANTVASLLAKAHHLEEGALEIVPIKTSGDLLQEQRLSEVGGKGLFTKEIEEALYDKRIDLAVHSMKDMPTELPPGLIIDCVLEREDPRDAFISPNARSIETLPQGAKFGTSSLRRAAQILAQRPDLEIVQFRGNVGTRLRKLEDGVASATLLAMAGLNRLGMPEVATDPVPIEKMIPAVAQGIVGIERRVEDEDIAHILSPIHHVETAIVMAAERTFLAALDGSCRTPLAAHAVYEKGRIRFRGQILTPDGKIVHTAERDGSPALSAALGADAATELKAKGGPEFFATW